Proteins from one Methanococcus maripaludis C5 genomic window:
- a CDS encoding M48 family metallopeptidase, with protein sequence MMENVKIIRKKIKNMYLVVNPDCSVVLKVPSHVSDEYINLFIKKKENWIKKHLDNFETLNTKSVEKSYVDGEIFGYLGEKYVLKVNYSKKGRVDLSKTVLNLYVSDVNDFEKKKRIIEKFYRKNAEIELFAIFKNSYTVFTGNMPDFAVRKMKKRWGSCSFHKNKIILNERLIEKPKECIEYVVFHELAHLKYPNHSKDFYNYLTELMPDWKNRKLKLNEIH encoded by the coding sequence ATGATGGAAAACGTCAAAATAATCCGTAAAAAGATCAAAAACATGTATTTGGTTGTAAATCCCGACTGTTCGGTTGTTTTAAAGGTGCCGTCACACGTTTCTGATGAATACATCAATTTATTTATAAAGAAAAAGGAAAACTGGATAAAAAAGCATCTGGACAATTTTGAAACATTGAATACAAAATCAGTTGAAAAAAGTTACGTTGACGGTGAAATATTTGGGTATCTTGGAGAAAAATACGTTTTAAAAGTTAATTATTCAAAAAAAGGCCGGGTGGACCTATCTAAAACAGTACTAAATCTGTATGTTTCGGATGTAAATGATTTTGAAAAAAAGAAACGGATAATTGAAAAGTTTTACAGAAAAAATGCAGAAATTGAACTTTTTGCAATTTTTAAAAATAGCTATACGGTATTTACAGGAAACATGCCCGATTTTGCAGTTAGAAAGATGAAAAAAAGATGGGGATCTTGCAGTTTTCACAAAAATAAAATTATATTAAACGAAAGATTAATCGAAAAGCCGAAAGAATGTATTGAATATGTCGTGTTTCATGAACTTGCCCATTTAAAATATCCAAACCACAGTAAGGATTTTTATAATTATTTAACAGAGTTAATGCCCGATTGGAAAAACAGGAAACTTAAATTAAATGAAATTCATTAA
- a CDS encoding MBL fold metallo-hydrolase, with protein sequence MLDLVYKGILKFNDNKTRILEVASSVTFIETEKNKIIVDTSTKSKTEELKQYFKNKNIDMDEINYVINTHDHFDHVSNNDLFKNAKIINHSNFKELNDPEIEIIETPGHTMDSISVIYGDYLISGDASPLKNNILKERAPGVFVDLKLALNSLKRIKSLQKNIVTGHDGILYKNEY encoded by the coding sequence ATGTTAGATTTAGTATACAAAGGAATTTTAAAATTTAATGATAACAAAACAAGAATTTTAGAAGTGGCTTCATCAGTTACATTTATTGAAACTGAAAAAAATAAAATAATAGTTGATACCTCTACAAAATCAAAAACAGAAGAATTAAAACAGTATTTTAAAAATAAAAATATTGATATGGACGAAATAAACTACGTAATAAATACCCACGACCATTTTGACCATGTTTCAAATAATGATCTTTTTAAAAATGCGAAAATAATCAACCATTCTAATTTTAAAGAGTTAAATGATCCAGAAATTGAAATTATAGAAACTCCAGGACATACCATGGACAGTATATCTGTAATTTATGGTGATTACTTGATTTCAGGAGATGCATCACCGTTAAAAAACAACATATTAAAAGAAAGAGCCCCTGGAGTTTTTGTAGATTTAAAACTTGCTTTGAATTCATTAAAAAGAATAAAAAGTCTTCAAAAAAATATCGTTACTGGGCATGACGGAATTCTGTACAAAAATGAATATTAA
- the modB gene encoding molybdate ABC transporter permease subunit — MDSILFPILLTLKISLLSTFFVFFIGIFISYILARMEFRGRNTLEILVTLPMVLPPTVLGYLLALQLGKNGIIGGIFYELTGSGILFTWEAAVIASFIVSLPLMVKTTTAAILSVDRELEHVSYTLGQNKLKTALKITLPLSKKGIIAGTILSFARSVGEFGATLMVTGNMPGKTNTMSLSIYQAFQTGDYNLANSLVLILVLMSFLSIYMTGKLADKLNS, encoded by the coding sequence ATGGATTCAATTTTATTTCCAATATTGCTTACATTAAAAATTTCTTTATTATCTACTTTTTTTGTATTTTTTATAGGAATTTTCATATCATACATCCTTGCAAGAATGGAATTTCGTGGTAGAAATACTTTAGAAATTCTTGTAACGCTTCCAATGGTTCTACCACCAACTGTTTTAGGATATTTACTCGCACTCCAACTTGGAAAAAATGGGATTATTGGGGGTATCTTTTACGAGCTTACTGGTTCAGGTATTTTATTCACCTGGGAAGCCGCAGTAATTGCATCATTTATTGTATCACTTCCTTTAATGGTAAAAACAACAACAGCTGCAATTTTGTCAGTCGATAGGGAACTTGAACATGTTTCATACACTTTGGGCCAGAATAAACTCAAAACGGCGCTTAAAATAACCCTGCCCTTATCAAAAAAAGGAATAATTGCAGGCACAATTCTTAGTTTTGCAAGGTCCGTTGGAGAATTTGGTGCAACCTTAATGGTTACAGGAAACATGCCTGGAAAAACAAATACAATGTCGTTATCAATTTATCAGGCGTTTCAGACTGGAGATTATAATTTAGCAAATAGTTTAGTACTTATTCTTGTTTTAATGTCATTTTTATCTATATATATGACTGGAAAACTGGCAGATAAGTTGAATTCTTAA
- the modA gene encoding molybdate ABC transporter substrate-binding protein — translation MKNHVVIASLLAVILLFAGCVSESPEETTTMITVSAASSLTDAMTDVAAAFEEDNPNINVELNFAASGTLRQQIEGGAPVDVFASASQKHVNLLQDQDLIENSSRVTFAKNSLVLIVQTGNPLGITSAEDLANEDVVKISIGNPETAPVGKYAKESLESMGLWGNLEEKTVYGENVRQVLTYLEAGDVDAGFVYMTDAKIAKNNTIEVITTIPTVTEIGYPVCVLKASENKDAAQMFVDYLTGETGKQILTDYGFTAE, via the coding sequence ATGAAAAATCATGTAGTTATTGCAAGTCTGCTCGCAGTAATTCTGTTGTTTGCAGGTTGTGTTTCTGAATCTCCTGAAGAAACTACAACCATGATAACAGTTTCAGCAGCATCGAGTTTAACCGATGCGATGACTGATGTTGCAGCAGCATTTGAAGAAGATAATCCCAATATTAATGTTGAATTAAATTTTGCAGCGTCAGGTACATTGAGGCAGCAGATTGAGGGTGGAGCACCAGTAGATGTGTTTGCTTCAGCATCACAAAAGCACGTTAATTTATTACAGGATCAAGATCTTATTGAAAATTCTTCAAGAGTTACTTTCGCTAAAAATTCGCTTGTATTAATTGTTCAGACTGGAAATCCTCTTGGAATTACGTCTGCAGAAGATTTAGCAAATGAAGATGTTGTAAAAATATCAATTGGAAATCCTGAAACCGCACCAGTTGGAAAATATGCTAAAGAGTCACTTGAATCCATGGGTTTGTGGGGCAATTTAGAAGAAAAAACCGTATATGGTGAAAATGTAAGACAAGTTTTAACATATCTTGAAGCTGGTGACGTTGACGCAGGATTCGTTTACATGACAGATGCAAAAATTGCAAAAAATAATACTATTGAAGTTATAACCACCATACCAACAGTTACAGAAATTGGCTATCCAGTATGCGTTTTAAAAGCGTCGGAAAATAAAGATGCAGCCCAGATGTTTGTTGACTACTTAACCGGAGAAACAGGTAAGCAAATATTGACTGATTACGGATTTACTGCTGAATAA
- the modD gene encoding ModD protein, with the protein MSFYIPDYELEKIIEEDINPLDLTSRIMKLDRFNARLAYKARHDMVLCCTEEAERMCKMLGLEVLSYKRTGTYVKQGDVFFEATGRADNVHLAWKSVLRLLEGYCGMATRTYEFVELARKHNENINVVTTRKNLAGTKKPTIKAIVAGGAYPHRIGLSETILIFDEHLEFVDGDEELEKVLKEMKANALEKKIGIEAENFETGIKYIKMGFDYIQLDKCDPKTVEKFVKFAKEINPNVTVVAAGGITVQNIDEYAKTGVEVIVTSSLYFGKAADIKAIIEKID; encoded by the coding sequence ATGTCATTTTATATTCCTGATTATGAACTTGAAAAAATAATTGAAGAGGATATAAATCCGCTTGATTTAACCTCGCGAATAATGAAACTGGATCGATTTAATGCAAGGCTTGCATACAAAGCACGACACGACATGGTTTTGTGCTGTACCGAAGAAGCTGAGAGAATGTGCAAAATGCTCGGGTTAGAGGTACTTTCATATAAAAGAACTGGAACTTACGTAAAACAAGGCGATGTATTTTTTGAAGCAACGGGTAGGGCTGACAATGTTCACCTTGCATGGAAAAGTGTTCTCAGACTTCTGGAAGGATACTGTGGAATGGCTACGAGAACTTACGAGTTTGTGGAATTAGCAAGAAAACATAACGAAAACATAAACGTTGTAACGACCCGAAAAAACCTTGCAGGAACTAAAAAACCGACAATAAAAGCAATTGTCGCAGGTGGGGCATACCCTCACAGAATTGGACTTTCTGAAACCATACTTATCTTTGATGAACATTTGGAATTTGTAGATGGCGATGAAGAACTTGAAAAAGTTTTAAAAGAAATGAAAGCAAATGCTCTAGAAAAAAAGATAGGAATAGAAGCTGAAAATTTTGAAACGGGCATAAAATACATTAAAATGGGTTTTGATTATATTCAGCTCGATAAATGTGATCCTAAAACTGTTGAAAAGTTCGTAAAATTCGCAAAAGAAATAAATCCAAATGTTACGGTGGTTGCAGCAGGTGGAATTACCGTTCAAAATATAGATGAGTATGCTAAAACTGGTGTAGAAGTTATTGTTACGTCATCGCTTTATTTTGGAAAAGCTGCGGACATAAAAGCGATAATTGAAAAAATAGATTAA
- a CDS encoding HAD-IC family P-type ATPase — MTFFKGFKEDYFGLTDLEVKKYQETYGKNELLQKKKKTFLSRVLKIFSEPMFVLLFITAFVYFFLGEPRDGSIMVISVVFICTIEFFQEWRTDKTLQALKDLSSPQSTVIRNGKIMTIDSEELTVDDLFMLKEGEKIAADGIIIENYGLGVNESTLTGESDVVWKKIDLDKDESSEHWKKNICYTGTSVTQGRAVVKVINIGSETEYGKIGKDIFSVDSILTPLEKQTRELVTYSAIAAFFMLLLIVFVNFYHMGSITDSILSGVTVAMAIIPEEFPVILTVFLAMGAWRLANKNSLIRRIPAVETLGSISVLCVDKTGTLTKNQMEVKETHFDSKFNETELMTFACLSSETEAYDPMEKAILTYSKSIGINIDELFNGCLLHEYPFSSETQMMGNVWDKEDKKFIVSKGSFENIINLCELNESEKVNLEKKSIVMAKKGYRVIAVARKMDVTNINQQLYEYKLEFVGLIGLMDPPREGVSKAMKICNDAGIRVVMLTGDNGTTAKSIAKTIGIKNSENVLTGHEIDSMSDNELLKKIKITNIFSRVIPKHKLKIIKAFKELGEIVAMTGDGVNDAPALKYADIGISMGKRGTEVAKEASDMILLDDNFETIVETIHDGRRIYDNIKKAIGYVFVIHIPVFLTALFAPLLKLPLLLLPINVVLMEFIIDPTCSIVFERQPVEKGIMLRKPRMPNEPLLDYNLIFKAVIQGISIFTATFGSYAYLLHQGCKTDLARTFAFIILIAANFFLVYVNQSEIESVFSAFKKFKNDMVLWLVNIGIFGGILIILYIPSATVIAKTVPLTEKQLLAALLLSGASTLWWEVIKLLKRIKMKK; from the coding sequence ATGACATTTTTTAAAGGTTTTAAAGAAGATTACTTTGGACTTACTGATTTGGAAGTAAAAAAATACCAAGAAACTTATGGAAAAAATGAATTACTCCAAAAAAAGAAAAAAACATTCTTAAGTCGCGTTTTAAAGATATTTTCTGAACCGATGTTTGTACTTTTATTCATTACTGCTTTTGTTTATTTTTTCCTTGGTGAACCCCGCGACGGATCAATAATGGTTATTTCTGTTGTTTTTATCTGCACAATTGAGTTTTTTCAAGAATGGAGAACAGATAAAACCTTGCAGGCTTTAAAAGATTTATCATCCCCCCAATCAACTGTAATTAGAAACGGAAAAATAATGACAATTGACAGTGAAGAATTGACTGTTGATGACCTCTTTATGTTAAAAGAAGGGGAAAAAATAGCGGCTGATGGAATTATTATTGAAAATTACGGCTTAGGGGTAAATGAATCCACATTAACCGGAGAATCAGACGTTGTGTGGAAAAAAATTGATTTAGATAAAGATGAAAGTTCAGAACACTGGAAAAAAAACATATGTTATACGGGAACATCTGTAACACAAGGAAGAGCTGTTGTTAAGGTCATAAATATCGGTTCTGAAACCGAATATGGAAAAATTGGAAAAGATATTTTCTCCGTCGATTCTATACTTACCCCGCTTGAAAAACAAACTCGTGAACTTGTAACATACTCTGCAATAGCTGCTTTTTTCATGCTATTATTGATTGTATTTGTTAATTTTTACCATATGGGAAGTATTACCGATAGTATTTTATCGGGCGTAACTGTTGCTATGGCGATTATACCTGAAGAATTTCCCGTAATTTTAACAGTGTTTCTTGCAATGGGGGCTTGGAGGCTTGCAAATAAAAATTCACTGATTAGAAGAATTCCTGCGGTAGAAACACTCGGTTCAATATCTGTTTTATGTGTTGATAAAACTGGAACCCTCACAAAAAACCAGATGGAAGTAAAAGAAACCCATTTCGATTCAAAATTTAATGAAACTGAACTTATGACTTTTGCATGCCTTTCATCAGAAACTGAAGCATATGATCCAATGGAAAAAGCAATCCTAACTTATTCAAAATCTATTGGAATAAATATAGATGAATTATTTAATGGCTGTCTTTTGCACGAATATCCATTTAGTTCAGAAACTCAAATGATGGGAAACGTTTGGGATAAAGAAGATAAAAAATTTATCGTTTCAAAAGGTTCCTTTGAAAATATTATAAATTTATGCGAGCTGAATGAATCTGAAAAAGTAAATTTAGAAAAAAAATCGATTGTGATGGCAAAAAAAGGATACCGCGTAATTGCTGTTGCAAGAAAAATGGATGTAACAAATATTAATCAACAATTGTACGAATATAAACTTGAATTTGTGGGTTTAATTGGTTTGATGGATCCTCCAAGAGAAGGAGTTTCAAAAGCTATGAAAATATGCAATGATGCAGGAATCAGGGTTGTAATGCTTACTGGGGACAACGGAACTACTGCAAAATCGATTGCAAAAACCATCGGGATAAAAAACAGCGAAAATGTTCTAACGGGACATGAAATTGATTCGATGAGTGATAATGAACTCTTAAAAAAAATAAAAATAACAAATATATTTTCAAGAGTAATTCCAAAACACAAATTAAAAATTATTAAAGCTTTTAAAGAACTTGGTGAAATTGTTGCAATGACAGGAGATGGCGTAAATGATGCACCTGCACTAAAATATGCAGATATTGGAATTTCAATGGGAAAACGGGGTACCGAAGTTGCAAAAGAAGCGTCTGATATGATTTTGCTTGATGATAATTTTGAAACCATTGTTGAAACAATACATGATGGAAGACGAATTTATGATAATATCAAAAAAGCCATAGGATATGTCTTTGTAATCCATATTCCTGTATTTTTAACTGCACTTTTTGCACCTCTCTTAAAATTGCCCCTATTACTTCTTCCCATAAACGTGGTTTTAATGGAATTTATCATTGATCCCACCTGCTCAATTGTATTTGAAAGGCAACCTGTAGAAAAAGGTATTATGCTTAGAAAGCCACGAATGCCTAACGAACCGCTTTTGGATTATAATCTTATATTTAAAGCCGTAATTCAGGGAATTTCAATTTTTACTGCTACATTTGGCTCTTACGCGTACTTACTCCATCAGGGATGTAAAACAGATCTTGCAAGGACTTTTGCATTTATAATTCTTATTGCAGCTAATTTCTTCCTCGTATATGTTAACCAGTCGGAAATTGAATCCGTATTTTCAGCATTTAAAAAATTTAAAAACGATATGGTTCTCTGGCTTGTAAATATCGGAATATTTGGGGGAATTTTAATAATACTTTACATTCCGTCAGCAACAGTAATTGCAAAAACAGTTCCCCTTACTGAAAAACAATTACTTGCTGCACTACTACTTTCAGGGGCATCAACACTTTGGTGGGAAGTAATAAAACTTTTAAAAAGAATTAAAATGAAAAAATAG
- a CDS encoding viroplasmin family protein, whose protein sequence is MAKIYAVRKGRKTGLFETWAECETQVKGFSGAEFKSFTSKKDANDYLTQKTGQKQNNIKSDEFKKDIMYAWVDGSFNLRNNEYGAGALIIFNGMEKEIKSKGNDEELSKMRNVAGEILASELAMEYAVSKNVKNLVIYHDYLGIEKWCTGKWKTNKAGTIEYKEKCKNYLKRLNIEFLKVKAHSEDKNNEIADKLAKEALL, encoded by the coding sequence ATGGCTAAAATTTATGCGGTTCGAAAAGGGCGAAAAACCGGATTATTTGAAACATGGGCAGAATGTGAAACTCAGGTTAAAGGATTTTCTGGAGCTGAATTTAAAAGTTTTACGTCCAAAAAAGATGCGAATGATTATTTAACTCAAAAAACTGGGCAAAAACAAAATAATATAAAATCAGACGAATTTAAAAAAGATATAATGTATGCATGGGTTGATGGAAGTTTTAATTTAAGGAATAATGAATATGGAGCAGGCGCTTTAATAATATTCAATGGGATGGAAAAAGAAATTAAATCTAAGGGAAATGATGAAGAATTATCAAAAATGAGGAATGTTGCAGGCGAAATTTTAGCTTCAGAACTTGCAATGGAATATGCAGTTTCTAAAAATGTAAAAAATTTAGTAATATACCACGATTATCTTGGAATTGAAAAGTGGTGTACTGGAAAATGGAAAACAAACAAAGCAGGAACGATTGAATATAAAGAAAAATGTAAAAATTATCTTAAAAGATTAAATATTGAATTTTTGAAAGTTAAGGCGCATTCTGAGGATAAAAATAACGAAATTGCTGACAAATTGGCAAAAGAAGCACTTTTATAA
- the msrA gene encoding peptide-methionine (S)-S-oxide reductase MsrA, with product MTNTETAVFGMGCFWSAEELFRKIKGVISTEVGFMGGTVKNPTYGQVCRGKSGHIEVVNITYNPKIVKYTDLLNLFWNNHDPTTPNRQGWDVGEQYSSHIFYFTEEQRLLAEKSFEKIQKSSDLRIVTAIKKASDFFPAEEYHQKYFMKKNNSILNF from the coding sequence TTGACAAATACTGAAACTGCTGTTTTTGGGATGGGCTGTTTTTGGAGTGCAGAAGAATTATTTAGGAAAATTAAGGGAGTAATTTCAACAGAAGTTGGATTTATGGGTGGAACTGTTAAAAATCCAACGTACGGTCAGGTATGTCGTGGAAAGTCTGGACATATTGAAGTTGTTAACATTACTTACAATCCAAAGATCGTAAAATATACTGATTTATTGAATTTATTTTGGAATAATCACGACCCAACAACGCCAAACAGGCAGGGTTGGGATGTTGGTGAGCAGTACTCATCACATATATTCTATTTTACTGAAGAACAGAGATTGCTTGCTGAAAAATCCTTTGAAAAAATACAAAAAAGCAGTGATTTACGGATAGTAACAGCAATTAAAAAAGCGAGCGATTTTTTCCCTGCTGAAGAGTATCATCAAAAATATTTCATGAAAAAGAATAATTCCATTTTAAATTTTTAA
- a CDS encoding LysE family translocator, translating into MIDSTQLFYFVIASAALTILPGPDIIFVTIQSISQGKWAGISTALGLCTGLIVHTSATALGISAIIYNSALAFTIVKYLGALYLLYLAVTALSDKSTLVFEPVAKSDNKALYKKGIFMNLLNPKVSLFFLAFLPQFVNTNSGNVSIQMLILGLFFMLQAILIFSVVAVFSSFFGQKLLNSQKFGKYINITKAGIFGVIGIQLALSNK; encoded by the coding sequence ATGATTGACTCTACCCAGTTATTTTACTTTGTAATTGCATCAGCTGCACTGACAATTCTTCCAGGGCCAGATATAATATTTGTAACCATTCAAAGCATATCTCAGGGAAAATGGGCGGGAATTTCAACTGCACTTGGACTCTGCACTGGATTAATTGTTCATACAAGTGCAACAGCACTTGGAATTTCTGCGATAATTTATAATTCCGCATTAGCATTTACAATTGTAAAATATCTCGGAGCTTTATATTTGTTATATCTTGCAGTCACCGCATTATCTGATAAAAGTACATTAGTTTTTGAACCCGTGGCTAAATCAGATAACAAGGCACTTTATAAAAAAGGAATATTTATGAATTTATTAAACCCAAAAGTTTCATTATTTTTCCTCGCATTCCTTCCTCAATTTGTAAATACGAATTCTGGAAACGTTTCGATTCAGATGTTAATTTTGGGTTTGTTTTTTATGCTGCAGGCAATCTTAATTTTTTCAGTTGTTGCAGTTTTTTCAAGCTTTTTTGGACAAAAATTATTAAACAGCCAGAAATTTGGAAAATATATTAATATTACTAAAGCAGGGATTTTCGGTGTGATTGGGATTCAATTAGCCCTTTCCAATAAATAA
- a CDS encoding Bax inhibitor-1/YccA family protein encodes MRTSNPALSNDTFTGFNTYGQNQMTINGTVNNTIISLGIVSICAYFSWDVLFFSSYSGILMLITPILGFVMALATIFKKEWAPATVPIYCIFEGLFLGLISGFFELMYPGIIFQAVIATFGVLFSLLFAYKSKLIRATENFKLGIVAATGGIALVYIVSLLLGLFGIPIPLIFGSGPVGIIFSLFVVIIAALNLVLDFDFIEQGEKYGAPKYMEWYGAFGLMVTLIWLYLEILKLLAKLRSRN; translated from the coding sequence ATGAGAACAAGCAACCCTGCTCTTTCAAACGATACATTTACTGGATTTAATACTTACGGACAAAATCAGATGACAATAAATGGAACCGTAAACAATACAATAATTTCACTTGGAATAGTATCCATTTGTGCATATTTTTCATGGGACGTACTGTTTTTTAGTTCGTATTCTGGTATTTTAATGTTAATAACACCCATTCTTGGATTTGTAATGGCACTTGCAACGATATTTAAAAAAGAATGGGCTCCAGCCACAGTTCCGATTTATTGTATATTTGAAGGTCTGTTTTTGGGGCTTATTTCAGGGTTTTTTGAACTTATGTATCCAGGAATTATTTTTCAAGCAGTTATTGCAACATTTGGAGTTTTATTCAGCCTTTTGTTTGCATACAAATCTAAATTAATCCGTGCAACTGAAAACTTTAAATTGGGAATCGTCGCTGCAACAGGCGGAATTGCACTAGTGTATATTGTTTCATTGCTTTTGGGATTATTTGGCATACCTATTCCATTAATTTTTGGAAGCGGGCCTGTTGGGATAATATTCAGTCTTTTCGTAGTTATAATTGCTGCATTAAACCTTGTTTTGGATTTTGATTTTATCGAACAGGGTGAAAAATACGGTGCACCAAAATACATGGAATGGTATGGCGCATTTGGATTGATGGTAACGTTAATCTGGCTATATTTGGAAATTTTAAAACTCCTTGCAAAATTAAGAAGCAGGAACTAA
- a CDS encoding TetR/AcrR family transcriptional regulator, protein MTTRNLILEKSRELFFKKGYIETSLSEIAKECNISKGGLYYYFERKEDLYIETITSILEENGKAVLSCIEKESCFENAIFEFIEQAILIRNRYFSKYGKGEEKTVYFGPFSDAIKKFPKIWEFNNNIYENAIDKLVNRIILAQEMGEVKKELDPHTLAIHFCSIFEGLPLVSYYTNKKFDDKARMVIGSFWELIKN, encoded by the coding sequence ATGACAACAAGAAATTTGATCCTTGAAAAATCAAGAGAACTTTTTTTTAAAAAAGGGTATATTGAAACGTCACTTTCTGAAATTGCAAAAGAATGCAATATTTCAAAAGGGGGTCTTTATTACTATTTTGAAAGAAAAGAAGACCTCTACATCGAAACAATAACCTCGATACTCGAAGAAAATGGAAAAGCTGTTCTTTCATGTATTGAAAAAGAAAGCTGTTTTGAAAATGCCATTTTTGAATTTATAGAACAGGCGATTTTAATAAGAAATAGGTATTTCAGTAAATATGGTAAAGGTGAAGAGAAAACCGTATACTTCGGACCGTTTTCTGACGCAATAAAAAAATTTCCAAAGATATGGGAATTCAATAATAATATATATGAAAACGCTATAGACAAATTGGTTAACAGAATAATTTTGGCACAGGAAATGGGGGAAGTCAAAAAAGAATTGGATCCCCATACCCTCGCAATCCATTTTTGCTCAATATTTGAAGGCTTACCTCTCGTTTCATATTATACTAACAAAAAATTTGACGATAAAGCCAGAATGGTAATTGGTTCATTCTGGGAACTTATAAAAAATTAA
- a CDS encoding APC family permease: MSSKKLGPCTLSGLIVGPILGSGIVIIPPIVYDILNDYSIFAWVIMMVIGGVFAYFASKLCVKFPGDSGLTEVVGHSFGKSYKDLNAYYLLIALAMGPLVVIMVAGEYLSVLFSNYTFGAEFYSAILMLIGGVIISRNISSVGKISMIISSVISTILVVGGLFTILFYRKEVLFTETAITTIDIGYSFLIMFWSIIGWEILGNYSLEVENPEKTIPKAAFLSVIAMSVVYLIVSGALQVLDVKKLGLINPISGLSLILYPLFGDYSGIILSITITGLCLCSFLMLIGGASRLVYAQAKAEVFPKIFKYRSNTNAPLSAILLMVFTNFLTLVAVYFNLISLTGIIAAVNAFLITNIVMAAIASIKVFENVLEKGFAVFLSVSFLLMFLFSSKIVIMIILAMFFGTLLNNLKNSNFKIKF; the protein is encoded by the coding sequence ATGAGTTCTAAAAAATTGGGGCCTTGCACCCTCAGCGGACTTATTGTGGGGCCGATACTTGGATCTGGAATTGTTATAATACCGCCAATAGTTTACGACATTTTAAATGACTACTCCATATTCGCATGGGTAATAATGATGGTTATAGGTGGAGTTTTTGCATATTTTGCAAGTAAATTATGCGTAAAATTTCCAGGAGATTCTGGATTAACCGAAGTAGTTGGTCATTCTTTTGGAAAATCCTACAAAGACTTAAATGCTTATTATTTACTGATTGCATTGGCAATGGGGCCATTAGTTGTGATAATGGTTGCAGGGGAGTACCTCTCAGTATTATTTTCAAATTATACGTTTGGAGCTGAGTTTTATTCTGCGATTTTAATGTTAATTGGCGGAGTAATCATTTCAAGAAATATTTCGTCAGTGGGTAAAATTTCAATGATTATTTCTTCAGTAATTTCCACAATACTTGTAGTTGGGGGGCTTTTTACAATTTTATTCTACAGAAAAGAAGTATTGTTTACTGAAACTGCAATAACTACAATAGACATCGGATACTCGTTTTTGATAATGTTCTGGTCCATTATTGGCTGGGAAATCCTTGGAAATTACAGCCTTGAAGTCGAAAACCCTGAAAAAACAATTCCAAAAGCAGCATTTTTAAGCGTAATTGCAATGTCTGTAGTTTATTTAATAGTTTCAGGAGCACTGCAAGTGTTGGATGTAAAAAAACTGGGACTTATAAATCCAATTTCTGGACTTTCATTAATCTTATATCCGCTATTTGGAGATTATTCGGGCATAATATTATCAATTACAATAACAGGATTATGTTTATGCAGTTTTTTAATGTTAATCGGCGGTGCATCAAGATTGGTTTATGCACAAGCTAAGGCAGAAGTATTCCCAAAAATTTTTAAATACCGGTCAAACACAAATGCTCCGCTTTCAGCCATATTATTAATGGTTTTTACAAACTTTTTAACATTGGTTGCAGTATATTTCAATTTAATTTCGCTTACTGGGATAATTGCGGCAGTAAATGCATTTTTAATTACAAATATAGTCATGGCAGCAATTGCATCGATAAAAGTTTTTGAAAATGTGTTAGAAAAAGGATTTGCAGTATTTTTATCAGTTTCATTCCTCTTAATGTTTTTATTCTCTTCAAAAATAGTAATAATGATTATTTTGGCAATGTTTTTTGGAACATTACTAAATAATTTAAAAAATAGCAATTTTAAAATAAAATTTTAA